Proteins encoded within one genomic window of Brassica rapa cultivar Chiifu-401-42 chromosome A09, CAAS_Brap_v3.01, whole genome shotgun sequence:
- the LOC103833860 gene encoding putative cysteine-rich receptor-like protein kinase 33, whose amino-acid sequence MHILTQSINMRMAEKISLLIFLFVLSSRITVVSSQLCDGTGSFGEGSPYAINREKILSSLAANVKMPNGFYNGSKGDRPDSPDRVYAMAMCIDGSDPEVCSECLRVATNLLIHNCNNESEGFIWFPYKALCFARFSNRSFVGTHDTHLLYSEHSIGLSRLTEFEENFSNLTVGLIAEISSGKKASTKVEALTKFQLHALMLCTLDLNSTECSACLRESVGAYHKDEYLIRRQGGVIAYPSCFFRWDSYPFSGGFNRISSSILGSNKTSTVMFVAVVVPIVAICCILFALVVILVIRRRRSNPPPDFANVPKNSLQYDLKTIEAATCTFSKRNMLGEGGFGEVFKGSLQDGSQIAVKRLSKESAQGVQEFKNETSLVAKLQHRNLVGVLGFCMEGEEKILIYEFVPNKSLDQFLFEPTKQSQLDWAKRYKIILGTARGILYLHHDSPLKIIHRDLKASNILLDAEMEPKVADFGMARILKMDQSRADTRRVVGTHGYISPEYLMHGQFSRKSDIFSFGVLVLEIISGKRNSNFHEIDGSGKSLVTHAWKHWRNGSPLELVDAEIGKNYQSNEVVRCIHIALLCVQADPDDRPDISEIISMLTSNSIILQLPQSPVYEGSEMGLPPIKSVPVSVNDSLINELVPR is encoded by the exons ATGCATATACTAACCCAAAGCATAAACATGAGAATGGCCGAGAAGATTTCCTTATTGATCTTCTTGTTTGTCCTCAGTAGCAGAATTACTGTTGTTTCTTCACAACTATGCGATGGCACTGGGTCTTTTGGAGAAGGTAGCCCATATGCTATTAACCGCGAAAAAATCCTCTCATCTCTTGCTGCTAATGTGAAGATGCCCAACGGTTTCTACAACGGTTCGAAGGGAGATCGTCCTGACTCTCCTGACCGAGTATATGCAATGGCAATGTGCATAGATGGGAGTGACCCAGAGGTATGCTCGGAATGTCTCAGGGTTGCGACTAACTTGTTAATACACAACTGTAATAACGAGAGTGAAGGATTTATATGGTTTCCGTATAAAGCCCTTTGTTTTGCACGCTTCTCTAACCGTTCGTTTGTTGGAACCCATGATACGCACCTGCTTTATTCGGAGCACAGCATTGGGTTATCGAGGTTAACAGAGTTTGAAGAAAACTTTAGCAATTTAACAGTTGGTTTGATAGCTGAAATTTCTAGTGGAAAAAAAGCTTCAACTAAAGTGGAGGCCTTGACAAAGTTCCAGTTACACGCATTAATGCTATGCACTCTGGATCTAAATTCAACTGAGTGTTCGGCCTGTCTTCGAGAAAGTGTTGGTGCTTATCATAAGGATGAATACCTCATTCGGAGGCAAGGAGGCGTCATTGCATATCCAAGCTGTTTCTTCCGGTGGGATTCGTATCCCTTCAGCGGAGGTTTCAATCGAA TTTCTTCTTCTATACTAGGTAGCAACAAAACCTCAACGGTAATGTTTGTGGCGGTTGTTGTTCCCATCGTCGCTATCTGCTGTATACTGTTTGCTCTAGTGGTAATACTAGTTATCAGAAGGAGAAGGTCTAACCCACCGCCTGACTTTGCAA ATGTACCTAAAAACTCACTGCAATACGATTTGAAAACGATTGAAGCTGCAACGTGCACATTTTCCAAGAGAAACATGCTCGGTGAAGGTGGATTTGGAGAAGTTTTTAAG GGTTCACTTCAAGATGGGTCACAAATTGCGGTGAAAAGGCTGTCTAAAGAATCAGCACAAGGTGTACAAGAGTTCAAGAATGAGACTAGTCTCGTCGCAAAGCTTCAGCACAGAAATTTGGTTGGAGTTCTCGGGTTTTGtatggaaggagaagaaaagatACTCATTTACGAGTTTGTTCCCAACAAAAGCCTCGACCAGTTCTTGTTTG AACCTACAAAGCAAAGCCAGCTTGATTGGGCTAAAAGGTACAAGATTATTCTCGGGACTGCTAGGGGAATCCTATATCTTCATCATGACTCGCCTCTCAAAATCATACACCGTGACCTCAAAGCTAGTAACATCCTCTTAGATGCTGAAATGGAACCCAAAGTCGCAGATTTTGGAATGGCTAGGATTTTAAAGATGGATCAATCTCGAGCCGATACAAGGAGAGTCGTTGGAACCCA CGGCTACATTTCTCCAGAGTATTTGATGCATGGGCAATTCTCCAGGAAATCTGATATATTTAGTTTTGGAGTTTTGGTTCTCGAGATTATTAGTGGAAAAAGAAACAGCAACTTCCACGAGATTGACGGTTCCGGAAAGAGTTTGGTCACACAT GCTTGGAAGCATTGGAGGAACGGGTCACCACTAGAACTAGTGGATGCGGAAATAGGAAAGAACTATCAGAGTAATGAAGTAGTCAGATGCATCCATATTGCGCTATTATGTGTTCAAGCTGATCCAGATGACCGTCCAGATATTTCCGAAATTATCTCGATGCTCACCAGTAACTCGATCATTTTACAGCTTCCCCAGTCACCAGTATATGAGGGTTCAGAGATGGGTCTACCTCCGATTAAATCTGTTCCTGTTTCTGTAAATGATTCATTGATAAATGAGTTGGTTCCTCGTTGA